In the genome of Thermoplasmata archaeon, one region contains:
- a CDS encoding metal-dependent transcriptional regulator: METLQRLTRRQVDALQVISVKETPERGVSLKHIASALGVTAPSALGHLTLLEGFGLVARHRGKSRLTDKGRRTLEEYRRHHRVAETLFGSLGLAPAETCAAAREIDLAMSHRTVDEICRVEQHPTACPHGEPITECRASARAG, translated from the coding sequence ATGGAGACGCTTCAGAGACTGACCCGTCGGCAGGTGGACGCCCTCCAGGTCATCTCGGTCAAGGAGACGCCGGAGCGGGGAGTCTCGCTTAAGCACATCGCCTCTGCGCTCGGGGTCACCGCCCCCTCCGCACTCGGCCACCTTACACTGCTCGAGGGATTCGGACTCGTCGCGCGCCACCGCGGCAAGAGCCGGCTGACGGACAAGGGTCGCCGCACGCTCGAGGAGTACCGTCGGCACCACCGCGTCGCCGAGACTCTCTTCGGCAGCCTGGGCCTCGCCCCGGCAGAGACGTGCGCGGCGGCTCGCGAAATCGATCTGGCGATGTCGCATCGGACGGTCGACGAGATCTGCCGCGTGGAGCAGCACCCCACCGCATGTCCCCACGGAGAGCCAATCACCGAATGCCGCGCCTCGGCGCGGGCTGGGTAG